A region of Gemmatimonadaceae bacterium DNA encodes the following proteins:
- a CDS encoding efflux RND transporter periplasmic adaptor subunit encodes EADVVSNASPTVFHGAVDNIAAEVDSTTKATAARVVVPNPARLLKKGMYVRVTVHSHHEHTGLLVPIAAVLRDEDNNPFVYVQDANGAFERRSVTLGERLAGQYQIAAGLQPAEKVVSQGGLFLQFAQSQ; translated from the coding sequence GAGGCCGATGTCGTCTCGAACGCATCGCCCACCGTCTTCCACGGCGCGGTCGACAACATTGCCGCCGAGGTCGACAGCACCACCAAGGCCACCGCCGCCCGCGTCGTCGTCCCCAATCCCGCGCGGCTGCTCAAGAAAGGGATGTACGTGCGCGTCACGGTGCATTCCCACCACGAACACACGGGGCTGCTCGTCCCGATCGCCGCCGTGCTGCGCGACGAAGACAACAACCCGTTCGTGTACGTGCAGGACGCGAACGGCGCCTTCGAACGGCGATCGGTCACGTTAGGCGAACGCCTCGCCGGCCAATACCAGATCGCCGCCGGCCTCCAGCCCGCGGAGAAGGTCGTGTCGCAGGGCGGGCTCTTCCTCCAGTTCGCGCAGAGCCAATGA